The following coding sequences are from one Leptolyngbya sp. NIES-3755 window:
- a CDS encoding putative transposase (similar to AA sequence:cyanobase_aa:LBDG_09620) → MTPPPKKLLDQVRDAIRVRHYSYRTEEAYVQWIRRFILFHNKQHPKDMGAIEVEAFLTHLAVQERVAASTQNQAFSAILFLYREVLRQELDESINAIRARQPQQLPTVLTKDEVRSVLQHLTGVPRLVIQVLYGSGVRLNEGLNLRVKDLDFAQHQIIVRNPKGYESRVTMLPTSLVDPLKLHLERVRRAHQLDLDRGYGSVHLPFALERKYPHADKEWIWQLVFPAIGMTKDPRTNLVRRYHLHPSGVQKALKQAVRSAGITKRVGCHTFRHCFATHLLEAGYDIRTVQELLGHKDVKTTMIYTHVLNRGGRGVRSSLDP, encoded by the coding sequence ATGACACCACCACCCAAAAAGCTGTTAGACCAAGTGCGCGATGCCATTCGGGTTAGACATTATTCCTACCGCACCGAAGAGGCTTACGTTCAATGGATTCGCCGTTTTATCCTATTTCACAACAAGCAGCATCCGAAAGACATGGGCGCGATCGAAGTCGAAGCCTTTTTGACGCATCTCGCCGTGCAAGAGCGGGTGGCAGCTTCAACTCAGAACCAAGCTTTCAGTGCCATACTGTTTCTCTATCGTGAGGTGTTGCGACAAGAATTAGATGAATCGATCAATGCAATTCGAGCCAGGCAACCGCAGCAATTACCAACAGTATTGACCAAAGACGAAGTGAGATCAGTGCTTCAACACTTAACTGGAGTACCGCGACTGGTCATACAAGTACTCTATGGCAGTGGAGTTCGGTTGAATGAAGGCTTGAATCTGCGAGTGAAAGATTTAGACTTCGCTCAGCATCAGATCATCGTGCGGAACCCGAAAGGCTACGAAAGCCGCGTGACGATGTTGCCGACGAGTTTAGTGGACCCGTTGAAGCTGCATTTAGAGCGAGTGCGTCGTGCTCATCAACTCGACCTCGATCGAGGTTATGGTTCAGTGCATTTGCCATTCGCCCTTGAACGGAAGTATCCCCATGCAGACAAGGAATGGATTTGGCAACTTGTGTTTCCAGCGATTGGGATGACAAAAGACCCACGCACGAATCTGGTTCGACGATATCACCTACATCCGAGTGGGGTGCAGAAAGCATTAAAGCAAGCGGTGCGGTCAGCAGGAATTACGAAGCGGGTTGGATGCCACACTTTCCGGCACTGCTTTGCCACTCATCTCCTCGAAGCTGGGTATGACATTCGCACGGTTCAAGAACTGTTGGGGCACAAAGACGTGAAGACCACGATGATTTACACGCATGTTCTGAATCGCGGCGGGAGAGGAGTGAGAAGTTCACTTGATCCGTGA
- a CDS encoding phosphate ABC transporter, ATPase subunit (similar to AA sequence:cyanobase_aa:LBDG_22770), with translation MLHSISQSELALSAQNVDVFYGDRKALSSVSMEIHPGQVTAIIGPSGCGKSTFIKALNRIGELESDMRVKGQVQFFGQDIYSPRVNLNRLRRQIGMVFQKPNPFPMSIYDNVAYGVRVFSRVSRSLLDEIVEKALADAALWDEVKDNLKKSALSLSGGQQQRLCIARALAVKPRVLLMDEPCSALDPIATMKIEELINSLRQDFTIVIVTHNMQQAARISDRTAFFSTDESRIGQLIEIDDTQKIFSSATNSRTRDYVEGRFG, from the coding sequence ATGTTGCATTCTATTTCACAGTCTGAACTCGCCTTGTCTGCTCAAAACGTGGATGTGTTTTATGGCGATCGTAAAGCACTTTCCTCAGTCTCAATGGAGATCCACCCCGGACAAGTCACCGCGATTATTGGTCCTTCAGGCTGTGGCAAATCCACTTTTATCAAAGCACTCAATCGCATCGGTGAACTCGAAAGTGATATGCGAGTGAAAGGACAAGTGCAATTTTTTGGTCAAGATATCTATAGCCCGCGTGTGAATCTCAATCGCTTACGACGACAGATTGGCATGGTATTTCAAAAGCCGAATCCCTTTCCCATGAGCATTTACGATAATGTCGCTTATGGGGTTCGGGTGTTTAGTCGGGTTTCCCGATCGCTCCTCGATGAAATTGTCGAAAAAGCCCTCGCAGATGCAGCCCTTTGGGATGAAGTGAAAGATAATCTAAAAAAATCTGCTCTTAGCTTATCCGGTGGACAACAGCAAAGATTATGTATTGCTCGTGCATTGGCAGTGAAACCTAGAGTTTTGCTAATGGATGAACCTTGTTCGGCACTTGATCCGATCGCCACAATGAAGATCGAGGAATTGATCAATTCGTTGCGTCAGGATTTTACGATCGTCATTGTCACCCACAATATGCAACAGGCGGCGCGAATTAGCGATCGAACTGCTTTTTTCAGCACCGACGAAAGCCGCATCGGTCAACTGATCGAAATCGATGACACTCAGAAGATTTTCAGCAGTGCAACGAATTCTCGGACTCGTGACTATGTTGAAGGACGATTTGGCTAA
- a CDS encoding phosphate ABC transporter permease (similar to AA sequence:cyanobase_aa:LBDG_22780): protein MTLEQQLTKPLSLDRRIFSYSMSAIAVLFTGLALLPLLSVLFEILRQGLPNLKWEVFTNLPAPAGDTSVVGGFANAIQGTVLMVSMAALFSVPFGIAIAVYLSEIGKSGSIAQTVRFVLSILSAVPSIVVGVFAYAVIVLATIFEYRGFSALAGGFALAVIMLPIVVLSTEEALKLVPNHQRLASAALGANSFQTVFKIVLKSALPSITTGVLLAIARASGETAPLIFTALFSQSWVEQILNPTPSLSVMIYNYSSSAFPEQTQMAWTASLVLLGLVTVTNLLSRLITRKR from the coding sequence ATGACTTTAGAACAGCAACTTACAAAGCCACTGTCTCTTGATCGACGAATTTTTAGCTATTCGATGAGCGCGATCGCAGTTCTTTTTACTGGACTTGCATTACTTCCACTACTATCAGTCCTATTTGAAATTCTGCGCCAAGGCTTACCGAATCTAAAGTGGGAAGTCTTCACGAACTTACCTGCTCCTGCGGGTGATACGAGCGTCGTTGGTGGATTCGCCAATGCAATTCAAGGCACTGTATTAATGGTGAGCATGGCAGCACTTTTTAGTGTTCCATTTGGAATTGCGATCGCAGTTTATCTATCCGAAATTGGTAAATCGGGTTCAATTGCTCAAACGGTTCGGTTTGTTTTATCTATTCTCAGTGCGGTCCCCTCGATCGTGGTTGGTGTGTTCGCGTATGCAGTGATTGTTCTCGCTACAATCTTTGAATATCGCGGATTTTCAGCACTAGCAGGCGGATTTGCGCTTGCAGTGATTATGTTACCGATCGTAGTTCTCTCAACCGAAGAAGCCTTAAAACTGGTTCCGAATCATCAACGGCTTGCATCTGCCGCACTCGGAGCGAATTCGTTTCAAACGGTGTTCAAGATTGTTCTCAAATCAGCACTACCGAGCATTACGACCGGAGTACTGTTAGCGATCGCACGAGCATCTGGCGAAACGGCTCCTCTAATCTTCACTGCATTGTTTAGCCAAAGTTGGGTTGAGCAGATTTTGAATCCAACCCCTTCACTTTCAGTGATGATCTACAACTATTCGAGTTCTGCTTTTCCAGAACAAACTCAGATGGCTTGGACAGCTTCACTCGTCCTGCTTGGTCTTGTCACTGTTACCAATCTTTTATCTCGCCTGATTACCCGGAAACGTTGA
- a CDS encoding phosphate ABC transporter permease (similar to AA sequence:cyanobase_aa:LBDG_22790): protein MTTIPPQSRTIPDSIEGGNTAWIDLVFAWGLRILALSAIAILLWMGWIIFNAALPAIKAFGLGFITRQEWDVNQLQFGAKTYLYGTIVTSAIALLFAVPIGVMIAIVTSEKFLPGWLRSTLGFLIELIASIPSVIIGFWGIFVLIPFLKPIQSALHQNFGWIPLFGTETFGPSLLVAGTILAVMILPTIAAISRDVMLAIPQDLRTASLSLGATRWEMITTVLIPASLSGIIGAIMLALGRALGETMAVTMVIGNSDQVSISLLDSGNTIPSILANQFPEALDELHIGALMYLALILFALTLIINMIANSIVKTFGLKQ from the coding sequence CGATTCCACCTCAATCTAGAACCATTCCAGACTCGATCGAAGGCGGTAACACTGCCTGGATTGATCTAGTCTTTGCGTGGGGATTGAGAATTTTGGCACTCAGCGCGATCGCAATTCTCCTTTGGATGGGCTGGATTATTTTCAACGCTGCCTTACCTGCAATTAAAGCCTTTGGCTTAGGATTTATTACGCGGCAAGAGTGGGATGTCAATCAGCTTCAGTTCGGAGCGAAAACGTACTTATATGGCACGATCGTCACTTCAGCGATCGCGCTTTTATTTGCAGTTCCGATCGGGGTCATGATTGCGATCGTGACAAGCGAAAAATTTCTACCTGGATGGCTACGATCGACATTAGGCTTTTTGATCGAATTAATTGCATCGATTCCCAGCGTCATTATTGGCTTCTGGGGAATTTTCGTACTCATCCCATTTCTAAAACCGATTCAATCCGCATTACATCAAAACTTTGGTTGGATTCCTTTATTCGGAACTGAAACCTTTGGACCGAGTTTACTGGTTGCTGGAACGATTCTCGCAGTGATGATTTTGCCAACGATCGCTGCAATTAGCCGAGATGTGATGTTAGCGATTCCCCAAGACTTGAGAACTGCATCCCTTTCATTAGGTGCAACTCGTTGGGAAATGATCACGACCGTGTTAATTCCTGCAAGTTTATCTGGAATCATCGGCGCGATCATGCTGGCATTGGGACGAGCACTCGGTGAAACGATGGCAGTTACGATGGTAATAGGTAACTCAGATCAGGTAAGCATATCGTTACTAGATTCTGGTAATACGATTCCATCGATTCTCGCGAACCAATTCCCTGAAGCATTGGACGAACTCCATATTGGAGCATTAATGTATCTGGCACTCATTTTATTTGCCCTAACGTTGATCATTAATATGATTGCAAACTCGATCGTTAAAACATTCGGATTGAAACAATGA